A genomic stretch from Ictalurus punctatus breed USDA103 chromosome 2, Coco_2.0, whole genome shotgun sequence includes:
- the casc3 gene encoding protein CASC3 — protein sequence MADRRRRRRRASQDSEDDDESASGSESGRSASPGAKTRVRVPEPGETPAVRVAPKSDVESECESEDGVGEAVLSDYESADPEENGSRSEGGEEEEEVEHFSQEDAAPPTAEPKAAAEAPTEVLVEEEEEEEEEEEGEEEEEEEEEREMKEVKADEKGNLAGERQSGDGQESTDDPENKSASKPGQKLDDDEDRKNPAYIPRKGLFFEHDVRGQTQDEERPKGRHRKLWKDEGRWEHDKFREEEQAPKSREELIAIYGYDIRNGNGSSDTRPFKPRKPRHPGPLNQESKRYRDVEKPPRSSWHGAAPVARSAPPVTGTSQSGFPAAPRPQNRPSTQPPARTFQSSRRPEIIRSHPKASTRPQAPESERAPRLRGRGSHGTPHHARRSPQEDEEEEGEIPIVPTTYYKSEQETSSSSQQKEECGTTAEQQSSAPGTVREVSPPPERPVEKKSYSLARRSRARPSDLSKQASLEEAVLTPQVVPTAAKTESWQGQGDAGTQSGLSRLDQDLARLNLAGQSWTQSPASYLRPEMRGIPSSIHMGGGPPQYGNMEDMGVGGGRAKRYSSQRQRPVPEPAPMHIGLMEGHYYETMSFQGPIYTHGDSPAAMPPQGLLVQPEMHLPHPTHPGLHPHQSGGPIPNPALYAAPPVSLSPGQPPPQQLLPPPFYPPPGVMTFSNTNYPYPAGATLPPIYPNAQAQSQVYGGVTYFDTVQQQAQPKPSPPRRTSQPVTVKPPPPEDQSRKPSEEVRS from the exons ATGGCGGACCGGCGACGACGAAGGAGGCGCGCGTCTCAGGACAGCGAAGATGACGACGAGTCTGCGTCCGGGTCGGAGAGTGGGAGATCGGCTTCCCCCGGCGCGAAGACCCGTGTTAGAGTCCCCGAGCCGGGGGAGACTCCAGCTGTGCGCGTTGCCCCGAAAAGCGACGTCGAGTccgagtgt GAAAGTGAAGACGGTGTAGGTGAAG CTGTCCTTTCTGACTATGAAAGTGCTGATCCGGAGGAGAATGGCTCGCGCTCGGAG ggaggagaggaggaggaggaggttgaACACTTCAGTCAAGAAGATGCTGCACCCCCAACCGCAGAGCCGAAAGCAGCGGCTGAAGCTCCTACTGAAGTtttggtagaggaggaggaggaggaggaagaagaagaagaaggggaggaggaggaggaagaggaggaggagagagaaatgaaagaagTGAAAGCTGATGAAAAGGGCAACTTGGCAGGAGAGAGGCAGAGTGGGGATGGTCAG GAGAGCACGGATGATCCTGAGAATAAGTCTGCTAGTAAACCTGGTCAGAAgttggatgatgatgaggacCGGAAGAATCCAGCGTACATCCCCCGGAAGGGCCTGTTTTTTGAGCATGATGTGAGAGGCCAGACTCAAGATGAAGAGAG ACCTAAGGGCAGGCATAGGAAGTTGTGGAAAGACGAGGGTCGCTGGGAGCACGATAAATTCCGGGAGGAGGAGCAGGCCCCCAAATCACGCGAGGAGCTGATTGCTATTTACGGTTACGACATTCGCAACGGCAACGGCTCCAGTGACACCAGACCATTCAAGCCACGGAAGCCCAG GCATCCTGGCCCGCTAAACCAAGAATCCAAGCGTTACAGGGATGTTGAGAAGCCCCCCCGCTCCTCATGGCATGGTGCGGCTCCCGTTGCCCGCAGTGCCCCGCCTGTGACAGGAACGTCCCAGTCAGGTTTTCCTGCTGCTCCTCGGCCCCAGAATCGACCCTCCACCCAGCCCCCTGCACGCACCTTCCAGAGCAGTCGTCGGCCTGAAATAATCAGGAGTCATCCTAAGGCCAGCACGCGACCCCAGGCTCCTGAGAGCGAGAGGGCACCCAGACTTAGGGGCCGAGGTTCTCATGGAACCCCTCACCATGCCCGGCGCAGTCCacaagaagatgaagaagaggaaggtGAAATTCCCATTGTACCCACCACTTACTACAAATCTGAGCAGGAGACAAGCTCTTCATCGCAGCAAAAGGAGGAGTGTGGAACAACGGCGGAGCAACAGTCGAGCGCACCTGGCACAGTAAGGGAGGTGTCACCACCTCCTGAGAGGCCAGTGGAGAAAAAATCCTACTCACTGGCACGTAGGAGCCGGGCCAGGCCCTCGGACCTTAGCAAGCAGGCCTCGCTGGAAGAGGCGGTGCTCACCCCACAGGTTGTGCCCACTGCTGCCAAGACCGAATCATGGCAGGGACAGGGTGATGCGGGCACACAGAGTGGCCTGTCAAGGCTCGATCAGGACCTGGCCCGTCTCAATCTGGCTGGGCAAAGCTGGACCCAGAGTCCGGCCTCATACCTCCGGCCTGAGATGAGGG GCATCCCTAGTTCTATACATATGGGAGGTGGACCTCCTCAATATGGCAACATGGAGGACATG GGTGTCGGTGGTGGCCGGGCTAAGCGGTATTCATCTCAGAGGCAGAGGCCGGTGCCTGAACCAGCGCCAATGCACATAGGGCTTATGGAGGGCCACTATTATGAAACCA TGTCATTCCAGGGACCAATCTACACACATGGCGACAGTCCAGCTGCCATGCCACCACAGGGACTGCTGGTGCAACCAGAGATGCACCTGCCTCACCCCACACACCCCG GCTTGCATCCTCACCAGTCAGGAGGACCGATTCCGAACCCTGCGCTTTACGCTGCTCCGCCCGTTTCTCTGTCACCTGGACAGCCACCCCCACAGCAACTTCTTCCCCCACCCTTCTACCCTCCACCTGGAGTCATGACATTTAGCAACACCAACTACCCTTACCCTGCTGGAGCTACACTACCCCCCATCTACCCCAATGCACAG GCTCAGTCACAGGTGTATGGCGGAGTGACGTATTTTGACACAGTACAGCAGCAGGCTCAACCCAAACCTTCTCCACCACGCCGTACTTCACAGCCAGTCACAGTCAAGCCTCCCCCGCCAGAG GACCAGAGCAGGAAGCCCAGTGAGGAGGTGCGCTCCTAG
- the msl1a gene encoding male-specific lethal 1-like 1: MTMRTTVFRSGGNKLDTDTGDQAKKHEFQTRLKKESSECFVRVPGILSNIHNSTGQHFHSKAKTLSTSQSTADRPVLSPTVRRGQEENWVNLGALTFPLAKQMGAEGTPVKSKVLFGHTSHNHMGKMDPVASNGSKQLRKAGSGGGVAVAGVPSPEHGSDGKRRNAMKGTGHAATQTGCIRQILLLQLELIEQQQQQLQNKNKEIDDLKAEKEMLAARIERMERRLQMVKKDGVESRPTPRRRESVEAVTSEGTGQSEGQCQTPRQTNFEKSGKNLKRRILFQESRMSRSRRGHPKVPPPKESQALEEESQEEVEPEVRSPGSSLVESEELPYMATTEMYLCCWHQTPPSPWRDQSPVQEDTVAVPSWRESIVEPLEDKKAIDILESLDDGVFLKRHSKLELDEKRRKRWDIQRIREQRMFQRLQQRMNKQKVIQESEPELFSFYPEAEDVESLMITPFLPVVAFGRPLPNLKQQNFEIPWIDERSRSRQEASKKKTPHRTCRK, encoded by the exons ATGACTATGCGAACCACTGTGTTCAGAAGTGGAGGAAACAAGCTGGACACGGACACCGGTGACCAAGCTAAAAAACACGAATTTCAGACCCGCTTGAAGAAGGAGTCTTCCGAGTGTTTTGTTCGAGTTCCAGGCATCCTGAGCAACATTCACAATAGCACTGGGCAGCATTTTCACAGCAAAGCTAAGACCCTTTCAACCAGCCAGAGCACCGCTGACAGACCTGTTCTGTCACCAACAGTAAGGAGGGGACAGGAGGAGAACTGGGTGAACCTGGGGGCTTTGACTTTTCCGCTGGCCAAGCAGATGGGGGCTGAGGGTACCCCGGTCAAAAGCAAGGTACTATTCGGACACACCAGTCATAACCACATGGGCAAGATGGATCCAGTGGCATCAAATGGCAGCAAGCAGCTTAGGAAGGCAGGGTCAGGAGGAGGAGTGGCAGTGGCAGGGGTCCCTTCACCGGAACATGGTTCTGATGGAAAACGGAGGAATGCGATGAAAGGTACAGGCCACGCTGCCACCCAGACTGGCTGCATCCGTCAGATCCTGCTGCTGCAGCTAGAACTGATTGaacagcaacagcagcaacTGCAGAACAAGAACAAGGAGATAGATGACCTCAAAGCTGAAAAAGAGATG ttgGCAGCACGGATCGAGCGCATGGAGCGGCGGTTACAGATGGTGAAGAAAGATGGCGTTGAGAGTCGTCCCACTCCTCGCCGCAGGGAGTCTGTCGAGGCTGTCACATCAGAAGGCACTGGGCAGTCTGAGGGTCAGTGTCAGACCCCGCGCCAAACGAATTTTGAAAAAAGTGGCAAGAACCTGAAAAg GAGAATCCTTTTTCAGGAATCCAGGATGTCAAGGTCCAGACGTGGGCATCCTAAAGTGCCCCCTCCAAAAGAAAGCCAAGCTTTGGAGGAAGAGTCTCAGGAAGAGGTGGAGCCTGAGGTAAGGTCACCTGGTTCCTCCCTTGTGGAATCAGAAGAGCTGCCTTACATGGCTACCACTGAGATGTATCTCTGCTGCTGGCATCAGACTCCGCCTTCACCATGGCGAGATCAGTCTCCTGTGCAGGAGGACACGGTTGCTG TTCCTTCCTGGCGAGAGAGCATTGTGGAACCTCTGGAGGACAAAAAGGCAATTGATATCCTTGAG agTTTGGATGACGGTGTATTTCTGAAGCGTCATTCAAAACTGGAGCTGGATGAGAAGAGACGAAAAAG GTGGGATATTCAGCGTATTCGGGAGCAGCGAATGTTCCAGCGCCTTCAGCAGAGGATGAACAAGCAGAAGGTGATTCAGGAGAGTGAGCCAGAGCTGTTTTCCTTCTACCCTGAAGCTGAGGATG TGGAGTCTCTAATGATCACGCCTTTCCTGCCAGTGGTGGCATTTGGCAGGCCTCTACCAAACCTTAAACAACA GAATTTTGAAATACCTTGGATAGATGAGCGTAGCCGTAGTCGACAAGAAGCGTCTAAGAAGAAGACACCCCATCGGACCTGCCGCAAGTGA
- the nr1d1 gene encoding nuclear receptor subfamily 1 group D member 1 isoform X2, with protein MDSNNNNNNNNNTGGVISYIGSCGGSPNRTSPVSMYSENSNSSLQSFTQPCFGSSFPSSPNGSHDSSRMYTSSSSSSSSACGEDGSSSSSGGSPRGRDESNITYNSPNKSVATLTKLNGMVLLCKVCGDVASGFHYGVHACEGCKGFFRRSIQQNIQYKKCLKNETCTIMRINRNRCQQCRFKKCLSVGMSRDAVRFGRIPKREKQRMLAEMQSAMNNMVNNQLQNEFQLASLKTSTSFSSSSSSSSSPCPGLTVASQPQPSAVPLAPSPSPPAPASPTAQTAQSPPRIATSPPLCPSPGLDSTITAITKAHRETFVYAHDKLSAALQPQNGVDLDGHNSNYFASGYNMNGHNSIYQSNAALQCSGFNPDNQQHLQSSPVSNQQHQRLPHQNNGQHIPNSSWYGAQQGNGNSNNIPQSCPWKNRKDILLACPMNMHPQADPNKTPQEIWEDFSLSFTPAVREVVEFAKHIPGFSSLSQNDQITLLKAGTFEVLMVRFASLFNVMEKTVTFISGTTYSLEALKSMGMGALLGTMFDFSEKLSALELSAEELGLFTAVVLVSTDRAGLENVKSVEMLQDSLIKALRTLVSKSAPGDVSRFTKLLLKLPDLRTLNNMHSEKLLSFRIDA; from the exons ATGGACTcgaacaataacaacaacaacaacaacaacaccg GAGGAGTAATCTCTTACATCGGATCATGTGGAGGGTCTCCTAACCGCACCAGCCCAGTATCCATGTACAGCGAGAATTCCAACAGCAGTCTGCAATCATTTACACAGCCGTGCTTCGGGTCATCTTTCCCATCTTCACCTAATGGTTCCCATGATTCTTCACGTATGTACACCAGCAGCAGTAGCTCCAGCAGTTCAGCATGTGGTGAAGACGGCAGCTCATCAAGTTCAGGAGGATCCCCAAGGGGGCGTGATGAAAGCAACATCACATACAACTCACCAAACAAATCAGTTGCTACTCTTACAA agctAAATGGAATGGTTTTACTCTGCAAAGTCTGTGGAGATGTGGCATCAGGCTTTCATTATGGTGTCCATGCCTGTGAAGGCTGCAAG GGGTTCTTCCGTCGGAGCATCCAGCAGAACATCCAGTACAAAAAGTGCCTGAAGAATGAAACCTGTACTATTATGAGGATCAACCGCAATCGGTGTCAGCAGTGCCGTTTCAAGAAGTGTTTGTCTGTTGGCATGTCTCGTGATG CTGTCCGTTTTGGTCGCATCCCGAAACGTGAAAAACAGCGCATGCTAGCTGAGATGCAGAGCGCCATGAATAACATGGTGAACAACCAGCTACAGAATGAATTCCAACTGGCTAGTCTCAAGACCAGCACCTCAttctcttcatcatcctcatcttcctcatctCCCTGCCCAGGTCTGACAGTGGCTTCTCAGCCCCAGCCTTCTGCTGTGCCTCTAGCTCCTTCCCCTTCTCCACCAGCTCCAGCATCGCCTACTGCTCAAACTGCTCAGAGCCCTCCTCGGATTGCCACCTCACCACCACTGTGCCCTAGTCCTGGCCTGGACAGTACCATCACTGCCATTACCAAAGCTCATCGTGAGACCTTTGTCTATGCTCACGATAAGCTAAGTGCAGCACTACAGCCCCAAAATGGGGTTGATCTGGATGGCCACAACAGTAATTACTTTGCATCTGGCTACAATATGAATGGCCACAATTCAATATATCAGTCTAATGCAGCTCTACAGTGCAGTGGCTTCAATCCTGATAACCAACAACACCTTCAATCCTCACCAGTCTCCAACCAGCAACATCAGAGGCTGCCACACCAAAACAATGGGCAACACATCCCAAACAGCAGCTGGTATGGAGCTCAGCAGGGTAATGGGAACAGCAACAATATCCCGCAAAGCTGCCCATGGAAGAACCGCAAGGACATTTTGCTG GCTTGTCCAATGAACATGCATCCTCAGGCAGATCCTAACAAGACACCACAAGAGATTTGGGAAGATTTCTCCCTGAGCTTCACACCAGCTGTGCGTGAGGTGGTGGAGTTTGCCAAGCATATCCCAGGTTTCAGCTCTCTATCCCAGAACGATCAGATCACCTTGCTGAAAGCTGGCACCTTTGAG GTGCTGATGGTACGTTTTGCATCCTTGTTTAATGTCATGGAGAAGACCGTCACGTTTATTTCTGGCACCACCTACAGCCTAGAAGCTTTGAAGAGCATGGGAATGGGAGCCCTGTTGGGAACCATGTTTGACTTTAGTGAGAAACTCAGTGCACTTGAGCTCTCCGCAGAGGAGCTGGGTCTTTTTACTGCTGTGGTGCTGGTTTCTACAG ATCGCGCTGGTTTAGAAAATGTAAAGTCGGTGGAGATGCTCCAGGACAGCCTGATTAAAGCCCTTCGTACATTGGTCAGCAAGAGCGCCCCTGGTGATGTCTCTCGTTTCACCAAGCTGCTGCTCAAACTTCCAGATCTGCGCACCCTTAACAACATGCACTCTGAGAAGCTTCTCTCCTTCCGCATTGATGCATGA
- the nr1d1 gene encoding nuclear receptor subfamily 1 group D member 1 isoform X1, with product MALEALIWKADPHNTSRSRCRAVCLRSARGTAVCSDDALGTFHACALQPRVLPEVSLHQGGVISYIGSCGGSPNRTSPVSMYSENSNSSLQSFTQPCFGSSFPSSPNGSHDSSRMYTSSSSSSSSACGEDGSSSSSGGSPRGRDESNITYNSPNKSVATLTKLNGMVLLCKVCGDVASGFHYGVHACEGCKGFFRRSIQQNIQYKKCLKNETCTIMRINRNRCQQCRFKKCLSVGMSRDAVRFGRIPKREKQRMLAEMQSAMNNMVNNQLQNEFQLASLKTSTSFSSSSSSSSSPCPGLTVASQPQPSAVPLAPSPSPPAPASPTAQTAQSPPRIATSPPLCPSPGLDSTITAITKAHRETFVYAHDKLSAALQPQNGVDLDGHNSNYFASGYNMNGHNSIYQSNAALQCSGFNPDNQQHLQSSPVSNQQHQRLPHQNNGQHIPNSSWYGAQQGNGNSNNIPQSCPWKNRKDILLACPMNMHPQADPNKTPQEIWEDFSLSFTPAVREVVEFAKHIPGFSSLSQNDQITLLKAGTFEVLMVRFASLFNVMEKTVTFISGTTYSLEALKSMGMGALLGTMFDFSEKLSALELSAEELGLFTAVVLVSTDRAGLENVKSVEMLQDSLIKALRTLVSKSAPGDVSRFTKLLLKLPDLRTLNNMHSEKLLSFRIDA from the exons ATGGCACTCGAGGCTCTCATTTGGAAGGCGGATCCACATAACACGAGCCGGTCTCGTTGTAGAGCCGTGTGTCTGAGAAGCGCACGTGGCACGGCGGTGTGCTCGGATGATGCGCTAGGCACATTCCACGCATGCGCGTTGCAGCCACGGGTTTTACCTGAAGTATCTCTCCATCAAG GAGGAGTAATCTCTTACATCGGATCATGTGGAGGGTCTCCTAACCGCACCAGCCCAGTATCCATGTACAGCGAGAATTCCAACAGCAGTCTGCAATCATTTACACAGCCGTGCTTCGGGTCATCTTTCCCATCTTCACCTAATGGTTCCCATGATTCTTCACGTATGTACACCAGCAGCAGTAGCTCCAGCAGTTCAGCATGTGGTGAAGACGGCAGCTCATCAAGTTCAGGAGGATCCCCAAGGGGGCGTGATGAAAGCAACATCACATACAACTCACCAAACAAATCAGTTGCTACTCTTACAA agctAAATGGAATGGTTTTACTCTGCAAAGTCTGTGGAGATGTGGCATCAGGCTTTCATTATGGTGTCCATGCCTGTGAAGGCTGCAAG GGGTTCTTCCGTCGGAGCATCCAGCAGAACATCCAGTACAAAAAGTGCCTGAAGAATGAAACCTGTACTATTATGAGGATCAACCGCAATCGGTGTCAGCAGTGCCGTTTCAAGAAGTGTTTGTCTGTTGGCATGTCTCGTGATG CTGTCCGTTTTGGTCGCATCCCGAAACGTGAAAAACAGCGCATGCTAGCTGAGATGCAGAGCGCCATGAATAACATGGTGAACAACCAGCTACAGAATGAATTCCAACTGGCTAGTCTCAAGACCAGCACCTCAttctcttcatcatcctcatcttcctcatctCCCTGCCCAGGTCTGACAGTGGCTTCTCAGCCCCAGCCTTCTGCTGTGCCTCTAGCTCCTTCCCCTTCTCCACCAGCTCCAGCATCGCCTACTGCTCAAACTGCTCAGAGCCCTCCTCGGATTGCCACCTCACCACCACTGTGCCCTAGTCCTGGCCTGGACAGTACCATCACTGCCATTACCAAAGCTCATCGTGAGACCTTTGTCTATGCTCACGATAAGCTAAGTGCAGCACTACAGCCCCAAAATGGGGTTGATCTGGATGGCCACAACAGTAATTACTTTGCATCTGGCTACAATATGAATGGCCACAATTCAATATATCAGTCTAATGCAGCTCTACAGTGCAGTGGCTTCAATCCTGATAACCAACAACACCTTCAATCCTCACCAGTCTCCAACCAGCAACATCAGAGGCTGCCACACCAAAACAATGGGCAACACATCCCAAACAGCAGCTGGTATGGAGCTCAGCAGGGTAATGGGAACAGCAACAATATCCCGCAAAGCTGCCCATGGAAGAACCGCAAGGACATTTTGCTG GCTTGTCCAATGAACATGCATCCTCAGGCAGATCCTAACAAGACACCACAAGAGATTTGGGAAGATTTCTCCCTGAGCTTCACACCAGCTGTGCGTGAGGTGGTGGAGTTTGCCAAGCATATCCCAGGTTTCAGCTCTCTATCCCAGAACGATCAGATCACCTTGCTGAAAGCTGGCACCTTTGAG GTGCTGATGGTACGTTTTGCATCCTTGTTTAATGTCATGGAGAAGACCGTCACGTTTATTTCTGGCACCACCTACAGCCTAGAAGCTTTGAAGAGCATGGGAATGGGAGCCCTGTTGGGAACCATGTTTGACTTTAGTGAGAAACTCAGTGCACTTGAGCTCTCCGCAGAGGAGCTGGGTCTTTTTACTGCTGTGGTGCTGGTTTCTACAG ATCGCGCTGGTTTAGAAAATGTAAAGTCGGTGGAGATGCTCCAGGACAGCCTGATTAAAGCCCTTCGTACATTGGTCAGCAAGAGCGCCCCTGGTGATGTCTCTCGTTTCACCAAGCTGCTGCTCAAACTTCCAGATCTGCGCACCCTTAACAACATGCACTCTGAGAAGCTTCTCTCCTTCCGCATTGATGCATGA
- the nr1d1 gene encoding nuclear receptor subfamily 1 group D member 1 isoform X3: MYSENSNSSLQSFTQPCFGSSFPSSPNGSHDSSRMYTSSSSSSSSACGEDGSSSSSGGSPRGRDESNITYNSPNKSVATLTKLNGMVLLCKVCGDVASGFHYGVHACEGCKGFFRRSIQQNIQYKKCLKNETCTIMRINRNRCQQCRFKKCLSVGMSRDAVRFGRIPKREKQRMLAEMQSAMNNMVNNQLQNEFQLASLKTSTSFSSSSSSSSSPCPGLTVASQPQPSAVPLAPSPSPPAPASPTAQTAQSPPRIATSPPLCPSPGLDSTITAITKAHRETFVYAHDKLSAALQPQNGVDLDGHNSNYFASGYNMNGHNSIYQSNAALQCSGFNPDNQQHLQSSPVSNQQHQRLPHQNNGQHIPNSSWYGAQQGNGNSNNIPQSCPWKNRKDILLACPMNMHPQADPNKTPQEIWEDFSLSFTPAVREVVEFAKHIPGFSSLSQNDQITLLKAGTFEVLMVRFASLFNVMEKTVTFISGTTYSLEALKSMGMGALLGTMFDFSEKLSALELSAEELGLFTAVVLVSTDRAGLENVKSVEMLQDSLIKALRTLVSKSAPGDVSRFTKLLLKLPDLRTLNNMHSEKLLSFRIDA; this comes from the exons ATGTACAGCGAGAATTCCAACAGCAGTCTGCAATCATTTACACAGCCGTGCTTCGGGTCATCTTTCCCATCTTCACCTAATGGTTCCCATGATTCTTCACGTATGTACACCAGCAGCAGTAGCTCCAGCAGTTCAGCATGTGGTGAAGACGGCAGCTCATCAAGTTCAGGAGGATCCCCAAGGGGGCGTGATGAAAGCAACATCACATACAACTCACCAAACAAATCAGTTGCTACTCTTACAA agctAAATGGAATGGTTTTACTCTGCAAAGTCTGTGGAGATGTGGCATCAGGCTTTCATTATGGTGTCCATGCCTGTGAAGGCTGCAAG GGGTTCTTCCGTCGGAGCATCCAGCAGAACATCCAGTACAAAAAGTGCCTGAAGAATGAAACCTGTACTATTATGAGGATCAACCGCAATCGGTGTCAGCAGTGCCGTTTCAAGAAGTGTTTGTCTGTTGGCATGTCTCGTGATG CTGTCCGTTTTGGTCGCATCCCGAAACGTGAAAAACAGCGCATGCTAGCTGAGATGCAGAGCGCCATGAATAACATGGTGAACAACCAGCTACAGAATGAATTCCAACTGGCTAGTCTCAAGACCAGCACCTCAttctcttcatcatcctcatcttcctcatctCCCTGCCCAGGTCTGACAGTGGCTTCTCAGCCCCAGCCTTCTGCTGTGCCTCTAGCTCCTTCCCCTTCTCCACCAGCTCCAGCATCGCCTACTGCTCAAACTGCTCAGAGCCCTCCTCGGATTGCCACCTCACCACCACTGTGCCCTAGTCCTGGCCTGGACAGTACCATCACTGCCATTACCAAAGCTCATCGTGAGACCTTTGTCTATGCTCACGATAAGCTAAGTGCAGCACTACAGCCCCAAAATGGGGTTGATCTGGATGGCCACAACAGTAATTACTTTGCATCTGGCTACAATATGAATGGCCACAATTCAATATATCAGTCTAATGCAGCTCTACAGTGCAGTGGCTTCAATCCTGATAACCAACAACACCTTCAATCCTCACCAGTCTCCAACCAGCAACATCAGAGGCTGCCACACCAAAACAATGGGCAACACATCCCAAACAGCAGCTGGTATGGAGCTCAGCAGGGTAATGGGAACAGCAACAATATCCCGCAAAGCTGCCCATGGAAGAACCGCAAGGACATTTTGCTG GCTTGTCCAATGAACATGCATCCTCAGGCAGATCCTAACAAGACACCACAAGAGATTTGGGAAGATTTCTCCCTGAGCTTCACACCAGCTGTGCGTGAGGTGGTGGAGTTTGCCAAGCATATCCCAGGTTTCAGCTCTCTATCCCAGAACGATCAGATCACCTTGCTGAAAGCTGGCACCTTTGAG GTGCTGATGGTACGTTTTGCATCCTTGTTTAATGTCATGGAGAAGACCGTCACGTTTATTTCTGGCACCACCTACAGCCTAGAAGCTTTGAAGAGCATGGGAATGGGAGCCCTGTTGGGAACCATGTTTGACTTTAGTGAGAAACTCAGTGCACTTGAGCTCTCCGCAGAGGAGCTGGGTCTTTTTACTGCTGTGGTGCTGGTTTCTACAG ATCGCGCTGGTTTAGAAAATGTAAAGTCGGTGGAGATGCTCCAGGACAGCCTGATTAAAGCCCTTCGTACATTGGTCAGCAAGAGCGCCCCTGGTGATGTCTCTCGTTTCACCAAGCTGCTGCTCAAACTTCCAGATCTGCGCACCCTTAACAACATGCACTCTGAGAAGCTTCTCTCCTTCCGCATTGATGCATGA